The following proteins are encoded in a genomic region of Deinococcota bacterium:
- the guaB gene encoding IMP dehydrogenase: protein MATDVIARPVAETQVRLPEKFRGEALTFDDVLLVPAHSRVLPRDADTGARFSRNVSLHVPVVSAAMDTVTETQMAIAMARQGGIGVVHKKMSIAAQAEMVLKVKRSEAGMIVDPITLTRGATLAQAEKIMGDYRISGVPIVEASGRLVGILTNRDLRFEDDYSKRVDDLMTKDELVTVPVGTTLEEARAILKNHKVEKLLVVDEGFILRGLITIKDIMKKLEFPHAAKDELGRLRVAAAVGVSQDLAERAAALVKAGADALVLDSAHGHAQGILDALAYLKGTFAVDVVAGNVATAEAARDLIDRGADAVKVGVGPGSICTTRVVTGVGMPQITAVMEVAPVAREAGVPLISDGGVKHTGDLPKAIAAGADCIMVGSMFAGTSEAPGEDILRDGRRYKAYRGMGSLGAMAGGSADRYFQEDGKKLVPEGIEGMVAYKGPVGDVIYQLVGGLRSAMGYCGTPDIQALQERAQFVKITAASLIESHPHDVTVTKDAPNYSISRRGG from the coding sequence ATGGCGACCGATGTGATCGCCCGACCGGTGGCCGAGACCCAAGTCCGGCTTCCAGAAAAATTCAGGGGCGAAGCGCTGACCTTCGACGACGTGCTCCTGGTGCCCGCGCACTCGCGGGTCCTGCCGCGTGACGCGGACACGGGCGCGCGTTTTTCTCGCAATGTCTCACTCCACGTCCCCGTCGTCTCGGCTGCGATGGATACCGTCACCGAGACGCAGATGGCGATCGCCATGGCGCGCCAGGGCGGCATCGGCGTCGTCCACAAGAAGATGAGCATCGCGGCCCAGGCCGAGATGGTTCTCAAGGTGAAGCGCTCCGAAGCCGGCATGATCGTTGATCCCATCACTCTGACCCGCGGCGCCACCTTGGCCCAGGCCGAAAAGATCATGGGCGACTACCGCATCAGCGGCGTGCCTATCGTCGAGGCGAGCGGCCGGCTCGTCGGCATCTTGACCAACCGCGACCTGCGCTTCGAGGACGACTACTCCAAGCGCGTCGACGATCTCATGACCAAAGACGAGCTGGTGACGGTGCCGGTGGGAACGACCCTCGAAGAGGCCCGCGCTATCTTGAAGAATCACAAGGTCGAAAAGCTGCTGGTGGTCGACGAGGGTTTTATCCTGCGCGGTCTCATCACCATCAAGGACATCATGAAAAAGCTCGAGTTCCCCCATGCCGCCAAGGACGAGTTGGGCCGCCTCCGGGTGGCGGCGGCCGTGGGCGTCAGCCAGGATTTGGCGGAGCGGGCGGCGGCACTCGTCAAGGCCGGCGCGGACGCGCTGGTGCTCGACTCCGCCCACGGCCACGCGCAGGGCATCTTAGACGCGCTCGCCTATCTCAAGGGGACCTTTGCCGTGGACGTGGTGGCGGGCAACGTGGCGACCGCCGAGGCGGCGCGCGACCTCATCGACAGGGGCGCCGACGCGGTCAAGGTGGGCGTAGGGCCCGGCTCGATCTGCACCACCCGCGTGGTCACCGGCGTCGGCATGCCGCAGATCACCGCCGTGATGGAGGTCGCCCCGGTCGCACGCGAGGCGGGCGTCCCGCTCATCTCCGACGGCGGCGTCAAGCACACCGGCGACCTGCCCAAGGCGATCGCCGCCGGGGCGGACTGCATCATGGTCGGCTCGATGTTCGCGGGCACCTCGGAGGCGCCCGGCGAGGACATCTTAAGAGACGGCCGCCGCTACAAGGCCTACCGCGGCATGGGCTCTCTTGGCGCGATGGCCGGCGGCAGCGCCGACCGCTACTTTCAGGAGGACGGCAAGAAGCTCGTTCCCGAGGGCATCGAGGGCATGGTGGCCTACAAAGGGCCGGTCGGCGACGTTATATACCAGCTCGTGGGCGGCCTGCGCAGCGCGATGGGCTACTGCGGCACCCCGGACATTCAGGCGCTGCAGGAGCGGGCCCAGTTCGTGAAGATCACCGCCGCCAGCCTGATCGAGTCGCACCCGCACGACGTGACCGTCACCAAGGACGCGCCCAACTATTCGATCTCGAGGCGGGGCGGCTAG
- a CDS encoding class I SAM-dependent rRNA methyltransferase has product MPLPTLFLAKNLEPALLSGHPWLYRNHLPGHDLKSGDWVRMQAGRASAVGLYDSEGAIAVRLFSRVHVPDRALIEARVSEALDLRERLFAGQDTTAYRLLYGEGDYLPGITVDCYARYAVLQSYARSLSILVPEVVRAISNQLKLRGLKLSGIVTRKEAGLEVLWGQRPPPELTVTENGLKLIANLYEGQKTGLFLDHRDNRLTLGRFCEGKTVLNLFSYSGAFSLYAAKGGAARVTSVDIAPAATADAKRNFALNGFDPEAHAFVSADVFTLLEGYAREGKGFDIVVLDPPSLARNKASRHAAARAYRKLNSLALRCVTPGGLLATASCTSQVSPADFTKLLGEAAAEAGRRFQLLHEAGHAPDHPVPATFPEGRYLKFAIGRVLD; this is encoded by the coding sequence ATGCCGCTTCCTACCCTGTTCTTGGCCAAGAACCTCGAGCCCGCTCTCCTCTCGGGCCATCCCTGGCTCTACCGCAACCACTTGCCAGGTCATGACCTGAAGTCGGGCGACTGGGTCAGGATGCAGGCGGGCAGGGCCAGCGCCGTCGGCCTCTACGATTCGGAGGGCGCCATTGCCGTGCGCCTCTTCAGCCGCGTTCACGTGCCCGACCGGGCCCTGATCGAAGCGCGGGTGAGCGAAGCCCTGGACCTCCGCGAGCGCCTTTTCGCGGGGCAAGACACCACGGCTTACCGGCTCCTCTACGGCGAGGGCGATTACCTGCCCGGAATCACCGTGGACTGCTACGCGCGTTACGCCGTCTTGCAAAGCTACGCTCGCAGCCTGAGCATTCTGGTCCCGGAGGTGGTCAGGGCGATCTCGAATCAGCTCAAGCTGCGCGGCCTCAAGCTGAGCGGTATCGTCACTCGCAAGGAGGCGGGTCTGGAGGTGCTCTGGGGCCAGCGCCCGCCGCCCGAGCTCACGGTGACGGAAAACGGCCTGAAGCTCATCGCCAACCTCTACGAGGGCCAGAAGACCGGCCTCTTTTTGGACCACCGCGACAACCGCCTGACGCTCGGCCGCTTCTGCGAGGGCAAGACCGTCTTGAATCTCTTTTCCTACAGCGGCGCCTTTTCGCTCTACGCGGCCAAGGGGGGCGCCGCGCGCGTCACCAGCGTGGACATCGCGCCCGCCGCGACCGCGGACGCCAAGCGCAACTTCGCGCTCAACGGCTTCGACCCGGAGGCGCACGCCTTTGTCTCAGCCGACGTATTCACGCTGCTCGAGGGTTACGCGCGTGAGGGCAAGGGTTTTGACATCGTGGTGCTCGACCCGCCCTCGCTGGCACGGAACAAGGCGAGCCGCCACGCCGCCGCGCGCGCCTACCGCAAGCTCAACAGCCTGGCCTTGCGCTGCGTCACCCCCGGCGGCCTGCTGGCGACGGCCAGCTGCACCTCACAGGTGTCCCCCGCGGACTTCACGAAGCTTCTCGGCGAGGCGGCGGCCGAGGCGGGGCGGCGCTTTCAGCTCCTCCACGAGGCGGGTCACGCCCCCGACCATCCGGTGCCCGCGACCTTTCCCGAAGGACGCTACCTCAAGTTCGCGATCGGCCGGGTGCTCGACTAG